The Nocardia terpenica genome has a segment encoding these proteins:
- a CDS encoding antibiotic biosynthesis monooxygenase family protein has product MSTETTIVTDAPIATLINVFTVRPDHQRALVDLLAEATEQVIRHSPGFISANFHVSTDGVRVVNYAQWESPEAMQAMLDDPAAQAHIQEASALADGVEPHVYTVASVHHR; this is encoded by the coding sequence ATGAGCACCGAAACCACCATCGTCACCGACGCGCCGATCGCCACCCTGATCAACGTGTTCACCGTGCGACCGGACCACCAGCGCGCCCTGGTCGACCTGCTGGCCGAGGCGACGGAGCAGGTCATCCGGCACTCCCCCGGATTCATCTCCGCCAATTTCCACGTCAGCACCGACGGCGTCCGCGTGGTCAACTACGCCCAGTGGGAATCCCCCGAGGCCATGCAGGCCATGCTCGACGACCCGGCCGCCCAGGCCCACATCCAGGAGGCATCCGCCCTGGCCGACGGCGTCGAACCGCACGTGTACACCGTGGCATCGGTACATCACCGCTGA
- a CDS encoding MarR family winged helix-turn-helix transcriptional regulator translates to MSQEDVREKIGYLIKQTQQAFHRGCEERLRPLGLSMSQYAVLRAVADIGPAPAAELARRTFVTRQSLRDVLSGLLGADLVTIADAPTIGRALPVALTPGGRSLLDRADAIVFDVEDRMLTGIPSKDVRRLAALLTTCLENLG, encoded by the coding sequence ATGAGTCAAGAGGATGTCCGCGAGAAGATCGGTTATCTGATCAAGCAGACTCAACAGGCGTTCCATCGCGGCTGCGAGGAACGCCTTCGCCCCCTGGGCCTTTCGATGTCCCAGTACGCGGTGCTGCGCGCCGTCGCCGATATCGGCCCCGCCCCGGCCGCCGAACTGGCCCGGCGCACCTTCGTCACCCGCCAATCCCTGCGTGACGTCCTGTCCGGTCTGCTCGGCGCGGACCTGGTGACCATTGCCGACGCGCCCACCATCGGCCGCGCCCTGCCCGTCGCCCTCACCCCCGGCGGCCGCTCCCTGCTCGACCGGGCCGATGCCATCGTCTTCGACGTGGAGGATCGCATGCTGACCGGCATTCCCTCGAAAGACGTTCGGCGCCTTGCCGCTCTGTTGACGACGTGCCTGGAGAATCTGGGCTGA